From Pseudoleptotrichia goodfellowii, a single genomic window includes:
- a CDS encoding NADP-dependent glyceraldehyde-3-phosphate dehydrogenase yields the protein MKYKNLLNGEWKESEKEITIYSPINDEKLGTVPAMTREEVDYAMETAKIALDKWKSMAVVERANYLYKAAEILERDKEIIGEILAKEVSKGIKAAIGEVTRTADLIRYSAEEGMRTVGEIVEGGSFEAASKNKIALVRKEPMGLVLAIAPFNYPVNLSASKIAPALIGGNVVIFKPPTQGSISGLLLVKAFYEAGIPEGVINTVTGKGSEIGDYLIGHPLVDFINFTGSTPVGKRIGELAGMRPIMLELGGKDGAIVLDDADLEKAAKDIVSGAFSYSGQRCTAIKRVLVMENAADRLAELITEEVKKLKVGDPFDNADITPLIDNRAADFIEGLVIDAEEKGAKQLTEYKRERNLLWPVLFDHVTLDMRIAWEEPFGPVLPLIRIKSMKEAIEICNGSEYGLQTSVFTKDIVKAFDIAGKLEVGTVQINNKTQRGPDNFPFLGIKGSGVGVQGIKYSIQSMTKVKSIVIDL from the coding sequence ATGAAATACAAAAATTTACTGAATGGGGAATGGAAAGAATCTGAAAAAGAGATAACTATATATTCGCCTATAAATGATGAGAAATTGGGAACAGTTCCCGCAATGACAAGGGAAGAAGTGGATTATGCAATGGAAACTGCGAAAATCGCTTTGGACAAATGGAAAAGCATGGCAGTAGTGGAAAGAGCAAATTATTTGTACAAAGCTGCGGAAATTTTGGAAAGAGATAAAGAAATAATCGGAGAAATATTGGCAAAAGAAGTTTCCAAAGGAATAAAAGCTGCAATAGGAGAAGTTACAAGAACGGCAGATTTAATAAGATATTCTGCAGAAGAAGGAATGAGAACTGTTGGAGAAATAGTTGAAGGAGGCAGTTTTGAGGCTGCGAGCAAAAATAAGATAGCTCTTGTAAGAAAAGAGCCGATGGGACTTGTACTTGCCATAGCTCCGTTTAACTACCCTGTAAATCTTTCGGCATCGAAAATAGCTCCGGCACTGATAGGAGGAAATGTAGTAATATTCAAGCCGCCTACACAAGGATCTATAAGCGGACTTCTTCTTGTGAAAGCATTTTATGAGGCAGGAATACCTGAAGGTGTTATAAATACTGTAACAGGAAAAGGTTCTGAAATAGGAGATTATCTGATAGGACATCCTTTAGTGGACTTTATAAACTTTACGGGAAGTACCCCTGTAGGAAAAAGAATAGGAGAACTGGCGGGAATGCGTCCGATTATGCTTGAACTGGGAGGAAAAGACGGTGCTATTGTACTGGATGATGCGGATTTGGAAAAAGCGGCAAAAGATATAGTGAGCGGAGCATTCAGCTATTCAGGACAAAGATGTACTGCGATAAAAAGAGTTCTTGTAATGGAAAATGCTGCAGATAGACTGGCGGAACTGATAACCGAAGAAGTAAAAAAACTGAAAGTAGGAGATCCTTTTGATAATGCCGATATAACACCATTGATAGATAACAGGGCTGCAGATTTTATAGAAGGATTGGTGATTGATGCGGAAGAAAAAGGAGCGAAACAGCTCACAGAATACAAGAGAGAGAGAAATCTGTTATGGCCTGTACTGTTTGACCATGTAACACTTGATATGAGAATAGCCTGGGAAGAGCCGTTCGGTCCTGTATTGCCGTTAATAAGAATAAAATCCATGAAAGAAGCTATAGAAATATGCAACGGTTCGGAATACGGGCTTCAAACATCGGTATTTACAAAGGATATAGTAAAAGCATTTGATATAGCAGGAAAGCTTGAAGTGGGAACTGTTCAGATAAATAACAAAACTCAAAGAGGACCTGACAATTTTCCTTTCTTGGGAATAAAAGGTTCAGGAGTAGGAGTTCAGGGAATAAAATACAGTATTCAAAGTATGACAAAAGTAAAATCCATAGTAATTGATTTATAA
- the trmD gene encoding tRNA (guanosine(37)-N1)-methyltransferase TrmD, translating into MKFTVLTLFPELFEMYLSQTIIQRAADAGIVNYDIVNIRDYSGNKHNQMDDIPFGGGAGMVLKPEAYWNFFNKKCSDTEKPYVIFVSPQGKTLTHKRVTELTEKENIVIISGRYEGLDQRVIDKFVDEEISVGDYVLSSGDLPALIVMDSIIRIKEGVIKKESFETDSFYNGLLGFPQYTRPVEIDGMSVPEVLRSGNHAKINEYRYFKSIEKTSENRKDLLEKKLENDEEFKKIYQKFLKSEKGKD; encoded by the coding sequence ATGAAATTTACTGTTTTAACATTGTTTCCGGAGCTTTTTGAAATGTACCTTTCTCAAACGATTATTCAAAGGGCTGCAGATGCGGGAATTGTAAATTATGATATTGTAAATATTCGTGATTATAGCGGTAATAAGCATAATCAAATGGATGATATTCCTTTCGGCGGCGGAGCAGGAATGGTTCTGAAGCCCGAAGCATACTGGAATTTTTTCAATAAAAAATGTTCCGATACTGAAAAACCTTACGTAATATTTGTATCGCCCCAAGGGAAAACTCTCACTCACAAGAGAGTTACCGAACTGACAGAAAAGGAAAACATTGTAATAATTTCGGGAAGATATGAGGGTCTTGATCAGAGAGTTATTGATAAGTTTGTAGATGAGGAAATATCTGTCGGAGACTATGTGCTGAGTAGCGGAGATTTACCTGCTTTGATTGTCATGGATTCGATAATCAGGATAAAAGAAGGAGTCATAAAAAAGGAATCTTTTGAAACAGACTCTTTTTATAACGGATTGCTTGGATTTCCTCAATATACACGTCCTGTGGAAATAGACGGAATGAGCGTACCGGAAGTGCTTAGAAGCGGAAATCATGCTAAAATAAATGAGTACAGATATTTCAAATCTATTGAAAAAACTTCTGAAAACAGAAAAGATTTATTGGAAAAAAAACTGGAAAATGATGAAGAATTTAAAAAAATCTATCAAAAATTTTTGAAAAGTGAAAAAGGAAAGGATTGA
- the trpS gene encoding tryptophan--tRNA ligase: protein MRSLSGIQPSGNLHIGNYFGAIKQFVEFQDKYEGFYFLANYHALTSSPKGEDLKKNTVNAILDYLALGLDPEKSVIFLQSDIPEHTELSWILANVAPMGLLERAHSYKDKTAKGIKPNVGLFTYPILMAADILMYDPDVVPVGKDQKQHVEITRDIAIKFNETYGKEVFKLPEEKIVENVAVVPGIDGDKMSKSYGNVINMFIPKKEIKKQIMSIVTDSTPLEEPKNPDNNITKLYSLLATEAEVEEMKRKFSEGNYGYGHAKNELFEKFIDYFNPFIEKREKLEKNIDYVYDVLKEGASKARSIAQKKMEEVRSTVGLLKI, encoded by the coding sequence ATGAGAAGTTTATCAGGCATTCAGCCTAGCGGAAATTTACATATAGGAAATTATTTCGGTGCTATAAAACAGTTTGTGGAATTTCAGGACAAATATGAAGGATTTTATTTTTTGGCAAATTATCATGCACTTACTTCTTCACCTAAAGGAGAAGATTTGAAAAAAAATACTGTAAATGCTATTTTGGATTATTTGGCTTTGGGACTTGATCCGGAAAAATCTGTAATTTTTTTACAATCTGATATTCCCGAACATACAGAATTATCGTGGATTCTTGCAAATGTTGCTCCTATGGGATTGCTTGAAAGGGCTCATTCTTACAAAGACAAAACCGCAAAAGGGATAAAACCCAATGTCGGATTATTTACTTATCCCATTTTAATGGCTGCCGATATATTAATGTATGATCCCGATGTTGTGCCTGTGGGAAAAGATCAGAAGCAGCATGTAGAAATTACGAGAGATATTGCGATAAAATTCAACGAAACATACGGAAAAGAAGTTTTTAAACTTCCGGAAGAAAAAATAGTCGAAAATGTTGCCGTAGTTCCGGGAATAGACGGAGATAAAATGAGTAAATCTTATGGAAACGTTATTAATATGTTTATTCCGAAAAAAGAAATCAAAAAGCAGATTATGAGTATTGTTACCGATTCTACACCTCTTGAAGAACCTAAAAATCCTGACAATAACATAACAAAACTGTATTCTCTTTTGGCAACTGAAGCTGAAGTTGAAGAAATGAAAAGAAAGTTTTCCGAAGGAAATTACGGTTACGGACATGCTAAAAACGAATTATTTGAAAAATTTATCGATTATTTCAATCCTTTTATAGAAAAACGTGAAAAACTTGAAAAAAATATCGATTATGTATATGATGTTCTAAAAGAAGGGGCTTCTAAAGCACGTTCCATTGCACAGAAAAAAATGGAAGAAGTGAGAAGCACAGTCGGTCTACTTAAAATTTAA
- the lgt gene encoding prolipoprotein diacylglyceryl transferase, translating to MKPYLFKIGKFELRIYSLMYIIAFLSGIFIASKDEVAKKRGIKDKKIIEDFAFWAMISGLIGARLYYVFFKFGEYAGDPLSIFQVWKGGLAIHGGILGGLIGSYLYAKKNKLNIWVLTDMGVGPLLFGQFLGRFGNLANGEIHGVPTFTPWSVIFSGKFSQWWASYQSMSLEMQSKFKELVPWGLVFPKDTAAGIEFPDYPLHPAMLYESFLNLIGFLLLWFYFRKKEYNPGVLSMIYLIMYAVIRYFVSMFRAEDLMVYGIRAPYLISIVMLIGAFAGIKYFNRNNNKVKTN from the coding sequence ATGAAACCTTATTTATTTAAAATAGGAAAGTTTGAACTTAGAATATACAGTCTGATGTATATAATAGCTTTCCTTTCGGGAATATTTATAGCTTCAAAAGATGAAGTGGCTAAAAAAAGAGGAATAAAAGATAAAAAAATTATAGAAGATTTTGCTTTTTGGGCAATGATTTCAGGACTTATAGGAGCGAGATTGTATTATGTTTTCTTTAAATTCGGAGAATATGCAGGAGATCCCCTTTCTATATTCCAAGTATGGAAAGGAGGACTTGCGATACACGGCGGAATATTGGGAGGACTTATAGGCTCATATTTATACGCAAAGAAAAATAAGCTCAATATATGGGTGTTGACCGATATGGGAGTAGGACCTCTGCTTTTCGGACAGTTTTTAGGAAGATTTGGAAATCTGGCAAACGGTGAAATACATGGAGTTCCTACGTTTACTCCTTGGAGTGTTATTTTTTCAGGGAAATTCTCACAATGGTGGGCTTCTTATCAGTCAATGTCCCTTGAAATGCAGTCAAAATTTAAAGAACTTGTTCCGTGGGGACTGGTTTTTCCTAAAGATACTGCTGCAGGAATAGAGTTTCCTGATTATCCTTTACATCCGGCAATGCTTTATGAATCATTTTTAAATCTTATAGGGTTTTTGCTTCTTTGGTTTTATTTCAGAAAAAAGGAATATAATCCGGGAGTATTGAGTATGATTTATCTTATAATGTATGCTGTTATCAGATATTTTGTGAGTATGTTCAGAGCGGAAGATCTTATGGTTTACGGGATAAGGGCTCCGTATCTTATAAGTATCGTGATGTTGATAGGGGCATTTGCGGGAATTAAGTATTTTAATAGGAATAATAATAAAGTAAAAACAAATTAG
- a CDS encoding gamma carbonic anhydrase family protein has protein sequence MIYELDGVKPKITGEVFVAESADVAGNVELNDGVNIWFGAVLRGDIEKITIGKNSNVQDNSTVHTDFGLSCIVGENVTVGHNVILHSCEIGDNVIVGMGSTVLNGTKIAPNCLIGANSLVTHKIPYEEGVLILGSPAKVIRKLTEEELEHIKKNAAHYVENGKKFAKTLKKVL, from the coding sequence ATGATTTATGAATTGGACGGAGTTAAGCCGAAAATAACAGGAGAAGTATTTGTTGCTGAAAGTGCCGATGTTGCAGGGAATGTCGAGCTTAATGACGGAGTAAATATATGGTTCGGGGCAGTGTTAAGAGGAGATATAGAAAAAATAACAATAGGTAAAAACAGTAATGTTCAGGATAATTCCACAGTTCATACGGATTTCGGATTATCATGTATTGTAGGAGAAAATGTTACAGTAGGTCATAATGTGATACTTCACAGTTGTGAAATAGGAGATAATGTGATAGTAGGTATGGGAAGTACTGTTCTCAACGGGACAAAAATAGCTCCTAACTGTCTTATCGGTGCAAATTCTCTAGTTACACATAAGATTCCTTACGAAGAAGGAGTTCTCATTTTAGGAAGTCCTGCAAAAGTGATAAGAAAACTGACTGAAGAAGAACTCGAACACATAAAGAAAAATGCGGCACATTATGTGGAAAATGGGAAAAAGTTTGCTAAAACTTTAAAAAAGGTATTGTAA
- the kdsA gene encoding 3-deoxy-8-phosphooctulonate synthase, with protein sequence MIINKVNEVKITENIKVGNGKMFLIAGPCVIESEDLVNEVAAKMKEITDKLGIQYVFKASFDKANRSSISSFRGPGIEKGLEILSRVKEKYGVALATDIHEPWHCKVAAEVIDLLQIPAFLSRQTDLLIAAGETGKAVNIKKGQFLAPWDMKNVVKKFEEIGNKNIMLCERGASFGYNNLVVDMRGLLEMRKFGYPVVFDATHSVQIPGGQGETSGGNSVYVYPLARAALAVGVDGIFAEVHPDPSVAKSDGPNMLKLEDVENILKHLLKYDELTKGY encoded by the coding sequence ATGATTATAAATAAAGTTAATGAAGTGAAAATTACAGAGAACATTAAAGTAGGTAACGGAAAGATGTTTCTTATAGCAGGACCATGCGTTATAGAATCGGAGGATCTTGTAAATGAAGTAGCGGCAAAAATGAAGGAAATAACCGATAAATTAGGGATACAGTATGTGTTTAAAGCATCTTTCGATAAGGCAAACAGATCTTCCATTTCGTCGTTTAGAGGACCGGGAATAGAAAAAGGCTTGGAAATATTGTCGAGAGTAAAAGAAAAATACGGAGTGGCATTGGCTACCGATATTCATGAACCTTGGCATTGTAAAGTGGCTGCGGAAGTGATAGATTTGCTTCAAATTCCGGCATTTTTATCAAGACAGACGGATCTACTTATAGCTGCGGGAGAAACAGGGAAAGCGGTCAATATAAAAAAGGGTCAGTTTTTGGCACCTTGGGATATGAAAAATGTTGTGAAAAAGTTTGAGGAAATAGGAAATAAAAATATAATGTTATGTGAAAGAGGAGCTTCGTTCGGATACAATAATCTTGTTGTGGATATGAGAGGATTGCTTGAAATGAGAAAATTCGGTTATCCCGTAGTTTTCGATGCGACACATTCGGTACAGATACCGGGAGGTCAAGGGGAAACGTCCGGAGGAAACAGCGTTTATGTTTATCCTTTGGCAAGAGCGGCACTGGCAGTAGGAGTAGACGGAATATTTGCTGAAGTCCATCCCGACCCTTCGGTTGCCAAATCTGACGGACCGAATATGCTGAAACTGGAAGATGTTGAAAATATCTTGAAACATTTGTTGAAATACGATGAATTAACTAAAGGATATTAA
- a CDS encoding pyridoxal-phosphate-dependent aminotransferase family protein, translated as MSSKLLLTPGPTNIPERYLKIFGEDIIHHRTPEFRRILKESNENLKKVFKTKNDVAVITSSGTGAMEAAIVNFFSEGDKVIVINTGYFGERFRKISEIYGLNVINLGYEFGDGYKLEDVKKALAENTDVKGILVTHSETSVGILNDVKALGELTKDTDMLLVVDTISGLVANDFDFDGWHVDVAIAGSQKAFLIPPGLSFIAISDKAKKAMEKSDLPKYYFSIKQYQKYFDESSETPYTPAIALILALHESLKDLINKGIDTTIKEKYELRKLIEEKAQNLGFNLLVKEEKNRTNTLVSVYREGVIIKDIINALEEQGYTVTGGKGKYGESLMRIGILGEITKEQINDFFILFEKELKKQLGE; from the coding sequence ATGAGTTCTAAATTATTACTTACTCCGGGACCTACAAATATACCGGAGAGATATTTGAAAATATTCGGAGAGGATATTATTCATCACAGAACACCTGAGTTTAGAAGAATATTAAAAGAGTCAAACGAAAACTTGAAAAAAGTATTCAAGACAAAAAATGATGTGGCTGTTATAACTTCTTCGGGAACAGGGGCTATGGAAGCTGCCATAGTGAACTTTTTTTCCGAAGGAGATAAAGTTATAGTTATAAATACGGGATATTTCGGAGAAAGATTCAGAAAAATATCGGAAATATACGGACTGAATGTAATAAATTTGGGCTATGAATTCGGTGACGGATATAAACTTGAAGATGTGAAAAAAGCATTAGCTGAAAATACTGATGTTAAGGGAATACTTGTAACTCACAGTGAAACTTCCGTAGGGATACTTAATGATGTAAAAGCATTGGGCGAATTGACAAAAGATACGGATATGCTGCTTGTTGTGGATACTATAAGCGGACTTGTGGCAAATGACTTTGATTTTGACGGATGGCATGTGGATGTGGCTATTGCGGGAAGTCAGAAAGCCTTTTTAATACCGCCGGGATTATCTTTCATAGCGATAAGCGATAAAGCGAAAAAAGCTATGGAAAAATCCGATTTACCGAAATACTATTTCAGTATAAAACAGTATCAGAAATATTTCGATGAATCATCGGAAACACCTTATACTCCTGCCATAGCGTTGATTCTTGCATTGCATGAGTCATTAAAAGACTTGATAAATAAAGGTATTGATACTACAATAAAAGAAAAATATGAGTTGAGAAAGCTGATTGAAGAAAAAGCTCAAAATTTAGGGTTCAATTTACTTGTAAAAGAAGAAAAAAACAGAACAAATACTTTAGTTTCGGTATATAGAGAAGGCGTTATTATAAAAGATATTATAAACGCATTGGAAGAACAGGGATATACAGTTACCGGAGGAAAAGGAAAATACGGGGAAAGTTTGATGAGAATAGGAATCTTAGGAGAAATAACAAAAGAACAGATAAACGATTTCTTTATCCTGTTTGAAAAAGAATTAAAAAAACAGTTAGGAGAATAG
- a CDS encoding PTS-dependent dihydroxyacetone kinase phosphotransferase subunit DhaM has protein sequence MRKGKKGLAGIVVVSHSNKLAEEVINFSKVLQQAEFNIENGGNANQEVYGTNAENVKEAVKKADNGNGVLIFVDMGSSLFHSLKAMEELKGEIEVEIADAPLVEGVISAVAANFDGMTLKELKEIAEESRNFKKIKNK, from the coding sequence ATGAGAAAAGGAAAAAAAGGATTGGCGGGAATAGTAGTAGTGAGCCACAGTAATAAGTTAGCTGAAGAAGTTATAAATTTTTCAAAAGTATTGCAACAGGCAGAATTTAATATTGAAAATGGCGGAAACGCCAATCAGGAAGTTTACGGAACAAATGCAGAAAATGTAAAAGAAGCTGTAAAAAAAGCTGATAACGGGAATGGAGTTTTGATTTTTGTAGATATGGGAAGCTCACTTTTTCATTCACTGAAAGCAATGGAAGAGCTTAAAGGAGAAATAGAAGTTGAAATAGCCGATGCTCCTTTAGTTGAAGGTGTAATTTCTGCCGTAGCGGCAAATTTTGACGGAATGACATTGAAAGAATTAAAGGAAATAGCCGAAGAAAGCCGAAATTTTAAAAAAATAAAAAATAAATAA
- a CDS encoding YdcF family protein — protein MNKNIPNWINILNEFCGKRDIPALTSYELNKKYGFSQADIMVLFGGTILCGGDVLAQAIQNKVAKKYIIVGGIGHTTSLLKGKIKELFPEINTQSFENLSEAEIFSNYLEHRYNLKPDLLECRSTNCGNNITYMLDLLNEHKILFKNIIISQDATMQLRMDVTLRKYVSNKIEIINFATYSVKVSEKDGNLTYDKNIPGMWDINHFITLLMGEIPRLTDDKNGYGPKGKNYLAHIDIPDNVQNAFSELKKIYANSVRQANPLYSG, from the coding sequence ATGAATAAAAATATTCCGAATTGGATTAATATATTAAATGAGTTTTGCGGGAAAAGAGATATTCCCGCATTAACTTCATATGAACTGAATAAAAAATACGGCTTTTCCCAAGCAGATATTATGGTTCTGTTTGGGGGCACAATTTTATGCGGTGGAGACGTACTCGCTCAGGCAATACAAAATAAAGTCGCCAAAAAATATATTATTGTAGGCGGCATAGGTCACACAACTTCTTTACTGAAAGGAAAAATAAAAGAACTTTTTCCTGAAATTAACACTCAAAGTTTTGAAAATCTTTCCGAAGCTGAAATTTTTTCAAATTATTTAGAACATAGATATAATTTAAAACCCGATCTGCTCGAATGCCGTTCTACAAACTGCGGAAACAATATAACATACATGCTTGATTTGCTTAATGAACATAAAATTCTTTTTAAAAACATTATTATATCCCAGGACGCTACAATGCAACTTCGTATGGATGTCACTCTTCGCAAATATGTTTCAAACAAAATCGAAATTATTAATTTTGCCACTTATTCAGTCAAAGTATCTGAAAAAGACGGCAATTTAACTTACGATAAAAATATACCGGGAATGTGGGATATAAATCATTTTATAACTCTTTTAATGGGAGAAATCCCAAGATTAACCGATGACAAAAACGGCTACGGTCCTAAAGGAAAAAACTATCTCGCTCATATTGATATACCCGATAATGTACAAAATGCCTTTTCTGAATTAAAAAAGATATACGCAAATTCAGTGCGACAGGCTAATCCTTTGTATTCAGGTTAG
- the rimM gene encoding ribosome maturation factor RimM (Essential for efficient processing of 16S rRNA), which produces MENLVNIGTITGTHHLTGNVKINSIFQETDLIIGEKVLLEKEDKKKILTVKNIKRLNEKKVIAEFEEINNIDSAKELNGFQIKIRRDLLPEKNEKEFYLKDLLGVEVFEKNEKIGEIVDVMETAAHNILIIEDAVNKKEIMVPLVDEFVKNIDFANNKIEVELIEGMRE; this is translated from the coding sequence ATGGAAAATCTTGTAAATATAGGAACGATAACAGGAACACATCATTTAACAGGAAATGTAAAAATAAATTCTATTTTTCAGGAAACGGATCTGATAATCGGAGAAAAAGTGTTACTTGAAAAAGAAGATAAAAAGAAAATTCTTACTGTAAAAAATATAAAACGTCTGAATGAAAAAAAAGTCATTGCGGAATTTGAAGAAATAAATAATATTGACTCTGCAAAAGAATTAAACGGATTTCAGATAAAAATAAGAAGAGATTTGCTGCCTGAAAAAAATGAGAAGGAATTTTACTTAAAGGATCTTTTAGGAGTGGAAGTTTTTGAAAAAAATGAAAAAATCGGAGAAATTGTTGATGTTATGGAAACTGCCGCACATAATATTCTGATTATAGAGGATGCCGTAAATAAAAAGGAAATTATGGTTCCTTTAGTAGATGAGTTTGTGAAAAATATTGATTTTGCAAATAATAAAATAGAAGTTGAACTAATAGAAGGAATGAGAGAATAA
- a CDS encoding RNA methyltransferase, with translation MRNNIYVGLVHYPVYNRNGETVATSVTNFDIHDISRTCRTYDIKKYFIITPVDAQQELTNRIINYWVEGDGIEFNKNRNEAFENTDLENSVQSAAETILKAEGKMPKIITTSAKIFPNTVSYAELGKEVIEDESPYLILFGTGWGLTEEIMDMSYKILEPVRGKTKYNHLSVRSAVSIILDRLLGEN, from the coding sequence ATGAGAAACAATATTTATGTCGGGCTTGTTCATTATCCTGTATACAACAGAAATGGCGAAACTGTGGCTACATCAGTTACAAATTTCGATATACATGATATTTCGAGAACTTGCAGAACATACGACATAAAAAAATATTTTATTATAACTCCTGTGGATGCACAGCAGGAATTAACGAACAGAATAATCAACTACTGGGTCGAAGGCGACGGAATAGAATTTAATAAAAACAGAAATGAAGCTTTTGAAAATACTGATTTGGAGAATTCCGTACAGTCGGCTGCCGAAACGATTTTAAAAGCAGAAGGGAAAATGCCGAAAATTATAACAACATCGGCTAAAATCTTTCCGAACACCGTGTCATATGCGGAATTGGGAAAAGAGGTCATTGAAGATGAAAGTCCGTATCTGATTTTATTCGGAACAGGCTGGGGACTGACAGAGGAAATAATGGATATGTCCTATAAAATACTCGAGCCTGTAAGAGGCAAAACAAAATATAATCATTTATCGGTAAGAAGTGCTGTATCTATTATACTGGACAGATTACTCGGAGAAAATTAA
- a CDS encoding LacI family DNA-binding transcriptional regulator, with product MKKNMTIKDVAEKCGVSTQTISRVINESENVSENTRQFVKKKIEELGYKPNLYAKNLSNRKTKNILVSIRRSKGHTATIWTNILVSEIFAYNKDKNVSLFMEQYYNDEDLKNSLLNTSNTFIDGVVIFYEKEKDKRIEILKKEKIPFIVLGKSYSEENIYVSNDDFNSVFKATEYLFRKNIENIVFITANPTPMNIERKNGIIEAYRNNNKSLKNLRVMEKMKNQKEIYKLVKELENKKSLPEAFFVSGDEKAIAVLKALNDLKIRIPDEVSVLGLDNIPISEFFSPGLTTLALNYKKISERVYEKLINMINGIKEYSEEIPGEIVERESVRK from the coding sequence ATGAAGAAAAATATGACAATTAAAGATGTAGCTGAAAAATGCGGAGTTTCAACTCAAACTATTTCAAGAGTTATAAATGAAAGTGAGAATGTCAGCGAAAATACAAGACAATTTGTAAAAAAAAAGATAGAAGAATTGGGATATAAACCTAATTTATATGCTAAGAATCTAAGTAATCGAAAAACAAAAAATATACTTGTTTCAATAAGAAGAAGTAAAGGACATACTGCGACTATATGGACTAATATATTAGTGAGCGAGATCTTTGCTTATAATAAAGATAAGAATGTGTCGTTATTTATGGAACAATATTATAATGATGAAGATTTAAAAAATTCTTTATTAAACACATCTAACACATTTATTGACGGAGTGGTTATTTTTTATGAAAAGGAAAAAGATAAAAGAATTGAAATTCTGAAAAAAGAAAAGATACCTTTTATTGTTTTGGGAAAAAGTTATTCAGAAGAAAATATTTATGTGTCAAATGATGATTTTAATTCGGTTTTTAAAGCTACTGAATATTTATTCAGGAAAAATATTGAAAATATAGTTTTTATTACAGCCAATCCTACACCTATGAATATTGAAAGAAAAAATGGAATTATAGAGGCTTATCGAAATAATAATAAATCCTTGAAGAATTTGAGGGTTATGGAAAAAATGAAAAATCAGAAAGAAATATATAAATTAGTAAAAGAATTGGAAAATAAAAAGTCGTTACCTGAAGCATTTTTTGTTTCAGGAGATGAAAAAGCCATAGCTGTTTTAAAGGCTTTAAATGATTTGAAAATAAGGATTCCTGATGAAGTTTCAGTTTTAGGTTTGGATAATATTCCGATTTCCGAGTTTTTTTCTCCAGGTCTGACTACTTTAGCTTTAAATTATAAAAAAATATCGGAAAGAGTGTATGAGAAGTTAATTAATATGATTAACGGGATAAAAGAATATTCTGAAGAAATTCCCGGAGAAATAGTGGAAAGAGAAAGTGTAAGAAAATAG